The Natribaculum luteum genome contains the following window.
CCTGTTTGTCGCTCTCTCGAATCCAGAACGGGTGGCCGCCGGCCGTGTTGTGTTCGATCTCGGTGTCGGTTACGACCGTCTCGCCCGCCAGCGGCGAAATCACGATTCCGTGGTTGACGTCGTCCCCTGCCATCTCGATTCGCGTGTTCTCGATCCGTGCGCTCTCGCAGGTGTTCATCACCGACAGCGCGTGGCTCGTCGGGTCCGGCGACGAGACCGTGATCGCGGCACCGTGGACGCGGATACCGTGCCCGTTCTCGATACGGATCCCGCGCTGGGACTGATCTAACGGACGCGTGCTGTCGACGCGAACCGTCGGCCACCTTATCTGGCTGTTCGACCCGCCGACGCGGACGTTCGCGCCGTTGCTGTTCTCGTACAGGCCGCCGTGAACGACGATCGTCCCGTCGCCGTGTGCCGCGTACAGGCCGTTGTTCGGGAACGCACCGAGCACGCAGTGGTGAAACGTGAGTCGGCCCCGGTTCTGATTCGCCTCGATTCCGATCGGCCCTCGCCAGCGGTCGCCGGCGCTCGGCGTGTTGTCCACCCACTCGCCGCCGTCCGGTGCGCGAAATCGTTCGACGATGCCCTGGCCGTCGGGGTCGGTGACGTTGAACATCCCCGGTCCCCAGGTGCCACTGTCGTGCTGGCCGTAGATGTTCACGTCGCGAACCTCGAGTCGCTGGGAGGCGTACGCCTCGATCACGCGAATGCCCGTGTTCGAGGCGGTCTGGTCGACGTCGAATCCCTCGAACCGGAGACGCCGGCCGGGGCTGTAGGAGACGCCCAGACGGAACAGCCGGTACTGGGGGCCGTCGAAGTCGTAGTAGTTCGCCGGAACCAGCGTCGCGCCGTCGCCGACGAACCCGACGTTCTCGAAGCCCGTAAATCGGAACTGCTCGTCCATGTAGTATCGCCCCTCCGGGAATACGAACAGCGTGTCGTCGGTGCGATATCGCTCGAGAGTCGGTGTGATTGATTCGCCGCCGGTGTCGTCGGCTCCGGCCTCGACGACGTCGACGACGTTCTCGTACTCGTCGTAGTACTCCGAGTACGGCCCGGACGCGCCACTCGCGGTCGACGCGAAAGTCGCTCCGGCTGCTCCCGCGGCAGCTACGGTCTGCAAGAACGTTCGCCGCGAGGATACTTCGGTGTCAGAATCGTCCCCCTGTGTTCGTCCACGACAGCTATCGAAGTCCACGGGTCGATCACCCGCGTTCGACGTCGGTACGTCTCGTTGTTTCCCCATAGAGAGTCACTTTCAGTAAAGTCACGTTTGGGTTCAATATCTATGGATTCGGATATCCAGTCTTTAAAAGTGAACGAATTAACGAACTTTTGATAGTTGTTTCTCTGGGACGATCGAGTGAGTGATCAATATCGAAATAACTCGCCACTGTATCGTGAATATCGACTCACACGTGGCGGTGGCAGTCGTCTGAAACTGTATCGGGTAGAATACAAATAT
Protein-coding sequences here:
- a CDS encoding twin-arginine translocation signal domain-containing protein: MGKQRDVPTSNAGDRPVDFDSCRGRTQGDDSDTEVSSRRTFLQTVAAAGAAGATFASTASGASGPYSEYYDEYENVVDVVEAGADDTGGESITPTLERYRTDDTLFVFPEGRYYMDEQFRFTGFENVGFVGDGATLVPANYYDFDGPQYRLFRLGVSYSPGRRLRFEGFDVDQTASNTGIRVIEAYASQRLEVRDVNIYGQHDSGTWGPGMFNVTDPDGQGIVERFRAPDGGEWVDNTPSAGDRWRGPIGIEANQNRGRLTFHHCVLGAFPNNGLYAAHGDGTIVVHGGLYENSNGANVRVGGSNSQIRWPTVRVDSTRPLDQSQRGIRIENGHGIRVHGAAITVSSPDPTSHALSVMNTCESARIENTRIEMAGDDVNHGIVISPLAGETVVTDTEIEHNTAGGHPFWIRESDKQDRVLAEYVTISGEAGDGGGFRDGIRCERDNCRFNVVDVTQRGPGSIDRNAMVNTGSNTVVYRGTYRADQYPYVELGSDTVVRDADLESYQSGREAVCLYTSASNPAFKKNRLINGIRDYGASGVTTWANTY